In Eleutherodactylus coqui strain aEleCoq1 chromosome 4, aEleCoq1.hap1, whole genome shotgun sequence, the following are encoded in one genomic region:
- the FGF8 gene encoding fibroblast growth factor 8 isoform X2, producing MLYITSMLGYLLMHLFVICLQAQHVREQSLVTDQLSRRLIRTYQLYSRTSGKHVQVLDNKKINAMAEDGDPHAKLIVETDTFGSRVRIKGAETGYYICMNKKGKLVGKTNGRGKDCVFTEIVLENNYTALQNAKYEGWYMAFTRRGRPRKGSKTRQHQREVHFMKRMPKGHHTTEPHKRFEFINYPFNRRSKRTRYSSSR from the exons ATGCTCTACATCACATCAATGCTTGGATACCT GTTGATGCACTTGTTTGTCATCTGTTTACAAGCTCAG CATGTGAGGGAGCAGAGCCTGGTGACAGATCAGCTGAGCAGAAGGCTCATCAGGACCTACCAGTTATACAGCCGCACCAGTGGGAAGCATGTGCAAGTACTGGACAACAAGAAAATCAATGCAATGGCCGAGGATGGGGATCCACATG CCAAATTGATTGTGGAAACGGACACCTTCGGAAGCAGAGTCCGTATTAAAGGAGCTGAAACAGGTTATTACATCTGCATGAACAAGAAGGGGAAGTTGGTTGGCAAG accaaTGGAAGAGGAAAAGATTGTGTCTTCACCGAAATTGTCCTGGAAAACAATTACACAGCACTGCAAAATGCCAAGTACGAAGGGTGGTATATGGCTTTTACACGTCGAGGACGCCCTAGAAAGGGATCGAAGACAAGACAACACCAACGGGAGGTTCATTTTATGAAAAGGATGCCAAAGGGCCACCACACCACTGAACCTCATAAACGTTTTGAATTTATTAATTACCCTTTTAATAGGAGGAGTAAAAGAACTCGATACTCAAGTTCTCGGTAG
- the FGF8 gene encoding fibroblast growth factor 8 isoform X1 has translation MLYITSMLGYLLMHLFVICLQAQVTVQSPPNFTQHVREQSLVTDQLSRRLIRTYQLYSRTSGKHVQVLDNKKINAMAEDGDPHAKLIVETDTFGSRVRIKGAETGYYICMNKKGKLVGKTNGRGKDCVFTEIVLENNYTALQNAKYEGWYMAFTRRGRPRKGSKTRQHQREVHFMKRMPKGHHTTEPHKRFEFINYPFNRRSKRTRYSSSR, from the exons ATGCTCTACATCACATCAATGCTTGGATACCT GTTGATGCACTTGTTTGTCATCTGTTTACAAGCTCAG GTAACTGTTCAGTCCCCACCTAATTTTACACAGCATGTGAGGGAGCAGAGCCTGGTGACAGATCAGCTGAGCAGAAGGCTCATCAGGACCTACCAGTTATACAGCCGCACCAGTGGGAAGCATGTGCAAGTACTGGACAACAAGAAAATCAATGCAATGGCCGAGGATGGGGATCCACATG CCAAATTGATTGTGGAAACGGACACCTTCGGAAGCAGAGTCCGTATTAAAGGAGCTGAAACAGGTTATTACATCTGCATGAACAAGAAGGGGAAGTTGGTTGGCAAG accaaTGGAAGAGGAAAAGATTGTGTCTTCACCGAAATTGTCCTGGAAAACAATTACACAGCACTGCAAAATGCCAAGTACGAAGGGTGGTATATGGCTTTTACACGTCGAGGACGCCCTAGAAAGGGATCGAAGACAAGACAACACCAACGGGAGGTTCATTTTATGAAAAGGATGCCAAAGGGCCACCACACCACTGAACCTCATAAACGTTTTGAATTTATTAATTACCCTTTTAATAGGAGGAGTAAAAGAACTCGATACTCAAGTTCTCGGTAG